The following proteins come from a genomic window of Galactobacillus timonensis:
- the gpmA gene encoding 2,3-diphosphoglycerate-dependent phosphoglycerate mutase: MTYRLVMIRHGESEWNKLNLFTGWTDVDLSEKGRTEAAGAGRLLKEGGYSFDVCYTSYLKRAIHTANAVLEALDEEWIPVIKTWKLNERHYGALQGLNKAETAAKYGEEQVHLWRRSFDVRPPELSEDDERNPARQPMYKNVDPSELPLAESLKDTIARVVPYYEAEIIPQIKADRSVLIAAHGNSLRALVKYLDNISDEEISSLNIPTGVPLVYELDENLKPIRHYYLGDQAKIQASINAVANQDSVKK; this comes from the coding sequence ATGACATACAGACTTGTAATGATCCGCCATGGTGAAAGTGAATGGAACAAGCTGAATCTCTTCACCGGATGGACCGATGTAGATCTTTCCGAGAAGGGCAGAACAGAAGCGGCAGGTGCCGGCAGACTGCTGAAGGAAGGCGGCTATAGCTTTGACGTTTGCTATACGTCCTATCTGAAGCGTGCAATCCATACGGCCAACGCGGTGCTTGAGGCGCTGGATGAAGAATGGATTCCGGTGATCAAGACATGGAAGCTCAATGAACGCCACTATGGTGCACTGCAGGGTTTGAACAAGGCGGAGACAGCCGCAAAATACGGTGAAGAGCAGGTACATCTGTGGCGGCGTTCCTTTGATGTACGTCCGCCGGAACTGTCAGAGGATGATGAGCGCAATCCGGCCAGACAGCCGATGTACAAAAATGTGGACCCCAGCGAACTGCCGCTGGCCGAGAGCCTCAAGGATACAATTGCCCGCGTCGTTCCGTACTATGAAGCGGAAATTATCCCGCAGATTAAGGCGGACAGGAGCGTGCTGATTGCGGCGCATGGAAATTCTCTGCGTGCCCTTGTCAAATATCTGGACAATATTTCCGATGAAGAGATTTCCTCGCTGAACATTCCGACCGGTGTTCCGTTGGTTTATGAGCTGGATGAGAATCTGAAGCCCATCAGGCATTACTATCTTGGCGATCAGGCAAAGATCCAGGCATCGATCAACGCCGTCGCAAATCAGGACAGCGTAAAGAAGTAA